The sequence CGACCCTGGAACTGGCTGGCGGCGAACCGAGGGTCGTCCTCGCCGGCGTAGACGTAGGTGTCCTCCTCCGCGACGTTCGCGGCGATGGCCTCGCCGATCTGGCGGGTGGCCTCGCTCATGGCCGGTTCGTCGGACTGGGGGATGTCCGTGTGGACGACCGCGCCGTGGAGCGCGACCTCACCCGGTTCGAGCAGCGCTACCGCTTCCTCGTAGAGATCCGCGTTGGCCGCATCGGTCATGAATCGGGGTACTACCCGGGGCCGTTTACCAACTACGGTCGTGACGGGCCGACACCGACAGGGGAACACTCTTGCCAGATAGCGGCGTACGCTGACACGATGCGGCAGTGGCTTCGAGCCCAGTTCAGGTCCGTCTACGAGCGGGTCCTCCGATACGAGATCACCGGCGCGCCCTCCCACGTCGCCGTCATCCAGGACGGCAACCGTCGGTACGCACGAAACCGGGGGAGCGACGCCACCGATGGTCACCGTGCCGGCGCACAGACCACCGAACGAGTCCTCGACTGGTGTTCGGAACTCGGCGTCGACGAACTCACGCTGTACGCCTTCTCGACGGAGAACTTCGAACGGCCACGAGTAGAGCGCGAACACCTCTTCGACCTGCTCGAGGAGAAACTCTACGAGTTCGCGGACGCCGACCGGGTCCACGAGGACGGTGTGCGGGTCCGGGCCATCGGCGACACCGAGCGACTCCCCGACCGAGTCCAGGAGGCGGTCGAATACGCGGAGCACCGGACCGGGGACTACGACGCGTTCACCCTCAACGTCGCCCTCGCGTACGGCGGCCGGACCGAACTCCTCGGTGCGACGCGTGAGGTCGCCGCCGCCGTCGAACGGGGCGACCTCGACCCCGGAGACGTGACCGCTGCGACCGTCGAGGATCGGCTGTACGACGGGGCCGTCCGCGACGTGGACCTCATCGTCCGGACCGGGGGCGACGAGCGGACGAGCAACTTCCTGCCCTGGCACGCCAACGGCAACGAGGCCGCAGCGTTCTTCTGTACCCCCTACTGGCCGGAGTTCTCGAAGATCGACTTCCTCCGCGCCATCCGCACCTACGAGGCGCGCGAGGCGTCCTGGCGGCAGACTCGCGCGAAACGAGCCCTGGCGCTCGTCCGGGCGCTCGGGGGCGAGGTCAAGGAGGCACGAAGAGTCCTCGACCGGCTTCGCGAGCACCTGCCGGAATCCATCGAGGACGAAGGGATGGACGAACGACCGGTGGACTGACGACCCGCTTTCCCGTGCCTATCGACCGAACCGCCGCTGTCGATTCTCGAACGCCTGGACCGCCCGGATGAAATCCCGTTCGCGGAAGTCCCGCCAGTTGACGTCGGTGAAGTAGAGTTCGGAGTACACCGACTGCCAGATCATGAAATCCGAGAGGCGCTCCTCCCCGGTCTTGATGACGAGGTCGGGTTCCTCGGGGAAGACCAGTCGTTGCTCTATCTCCGTTTCGTCGACGTCGTCCGCATTCAGTGCGCCCGCCTCGACGTCCTCGGCGATGCGGCGGACCGCCATGGCGAACTCGTGTTTGCCGCCCAGACCGAGACTGATCTGGATCGGTTCGGTCGCGGGTTCGGTATCGGACGGCCTGCGGATGGCGACCGGTCGCGGGAAGGACAACCGGCCGAGTTCCCGTTCGAGGGTGTCGACGACCGCCTCGTCGAGGACGCTGACGTAGATGGTGACCCGCCCGGCGCCGTACTCGAACGACCAGGAGACGAACCGTTCCAGCGTCTCGTAGGCTCCCTGTTCGAGGAGGTCGCGTTCGGTGATGACCAGGGCGACGTGCGACGGTGGGTCTCCTGGCGTGCGACGGAGGCGGAGGGCGAGGTAGCGTTCGTACAGTCCCACGATTGGGCGTGAGGGCCGCGGCCCCCTAAAACGACCGGACGGCGCTGACACGCCGCCTGGCAGCGGTCTGGGTCCGGGACCCTTAAGTGCCGTACGGCGAAAGGCGTCGGTACGTGACTCGTCCGTTACGCCGAACAGCGGCGTTCTCCCTCGTCTCGCTGCTGTCACTCGCGTCCGGGGTGCTCGAGGAGTACACAGCGGTGCCGTTCGTCGCCGTTGCCATCGGCGCTTCGCTCGTCTCGAAGGGGAAACTCTTCGACGCGTTCGCCACACACCGGGACCGCGCCGAGGACACGCTGTACACGCTCATCGCCTTCAGTCTCACCGGCGCCGGACTCGCGCTGTTGCTCCCGACGTTCGACCTTCCCGTCACGGTGTTCGTCGCGACGATGCTCACCGTGGGCTTCGGCGACCTGGGGCGGCGGGCCGTCCTGGAGGTGCGCCAATCGGCCGTCGCCGGCGTCGCCGGTTTCGTGATCCTCGGGGGGACCGCCGCCTTCGCGGGCCAGGTCGCCATCAGCACCATCCTCGGGGTATTCTCGACGAGTGCCTTTCCCGAGTTCCTCTTCGTCGCCTCGAGTGCCGCGCTGCTCGGGGCGCTCCTGCGCTCGATGTTCACCCGCCGCGACGACCCCCTCGTGCTCGTGATCATCGCGCTCTCGCTCTGGCTGTTCGCCGACCTCACCGTCGCAGTGGGCTGGGAGCGGATCGTCGTCGCGATGGCCATCGCCGTCGTGTTCGGCTACCTCTCCTACGCCCTCGAGACGGCCTCCATCCCGGGGATGCTCACCGGCGTGTTCCTGGCGCTGCTCGCCGTCGTCCTCGGCGGCTACGGCTGGTTCGCGGTCCTCATCGCCTTCTTCGCCATCGGCGGACTGGCGACGAAGTACCGCTACGAGGAGAAACTCGAGCGGGGCGTCGCCGAACCCAACGAGGGAGCGCGGGGGACCGGAAACGTGCTCGGGAACTCGCTGGCCGCACTCGTCGCGCTCCTCCTGTTCGCGGCGCACGCCCGCCTACCCCTGCCGGGAGCGGCGTTCGCACTCGCGTTCACCGGTAGCGTCGCCACCGCTCTCGCCGACACCTTGTCCAGCGAGATCGGTGGGCTCTACGATAAACCGCGTCTCGTGACGACCCTGCGACGGGTCGAACCGGGCACCGACGGCGCCATCACCTGGCAGGGTGAACTCGCCGGCCTCGCGGGAGCGGCGGTCATCGCCGCCATGACCATCTGGCTGTTCGACTACCCACCGGCGTTCGGCCTCGTGGTGATCGCGGCCGGGTTCGTGGGCATGACGGCCGACAGCGTCGTCGGCGCCACCATCGAGGGGTCCGTCGTCGGGAATCAGGCGGTGAACTTCATCGCCACGAGCGTCGGTGGCATCGCTGGTGGCCTCTTCTACCTGCTCGCGTTCGCCTGAGAACCGGTCAGGCGGTGACCTCGGCAGCGGTCCGAACCCGCACGCTCGTCGGTTGTTTGACGAACGATCCTCGCTCGCTGCCCACGACCTCCCTGACCCCGCGCTGGGCCGCGACGTCGACGAGCCGCTGTGCGACCTCGCCGTCGAGGACCACTGCCCGCGGAACGGTCTCGGCGTCCCGGAGCGTCTCGAAGGCCGCCCCGGCTGCCACCTCGTCGATGACGTCCATCGCGTCGTCGAGGAGGCGAGCGCGACCCGAGCCCATCACCGCGGCGACGTGGTCGCCGAGGGTGCCACCGACGTCCGTTGGGGGTTCAGACGGCCCCACTGGCGTGTCTTCGGCCGTTGCGGAGGGCTCGGACGTCCCGTCTTCTGTGTCACCTGCCGACGCCGCCACGGGCTCGTCCGTGGCTTCGTCGACCGAGTCCTCGGCGGGAACGGGGCCCGTATCGCCACCCGGTGCGACGGTCTGGGCGTCGGACTGGGGTTCGTCGACCGGCGGCGCTGGAGACGGACTCCCGTCGGTCGCCGCGGCTTCGTTGTCGGCCTCGGCGTATCGGTCCGCCGTGACCTTGTTCCGGAGCGCCACGTCGACCTCGGCCCGGGAGAGGTCCTCGACGGATGTTCCCTCCGGGGCGACGGCGACGTAATCGAGGTCACCAACCTGAGCGAGTTCGCGACGGATCAGGTCGCCGCCACGGTCGCCGTCGAGGAACGCGGTGACGGTCTTCCCCCGTGTCAGGTCGGCCACCGCCTCGGGGACGTTCGTCCCCTCGACGGCGATGGCGTTCTTGACGCCGAACTTCAGCAGGGTGAGGACGTCCGAGCGGCCCTCCACGACGATGATGGCGTCGCTCGATTCGACGTTCGGCCCGGCCGGGAGGCCGGCGTACTCCGTGATGTCCTCGACGCGGATACTCTCGCGAACCTCGTCGAGGATGGCGTCGCTGTCCATGACGCCTTCGTCGAAGGCCGTCGCGAGGAGTTCCTTCGCCCGGTCGACGACCGCACGGCGTTTCGCCGCGCGGACGTCCTCGATGCGCGAGACCTCGACGGCGGCGTGCGAGGGGCCGATACGCTCGATGGCCTCCAGGGCGGCCGCCAGCGTGGCCGTCTCGACGCGGTCCAGGCTGCTGGCGATGGTGATGTCACCGACGGACTGGCCGCTCTCGTGGCGGACTTCGACGTCGATGCGACCCAGCTTCGAGGACTGCTGGAGGTCGCGGATGTCGAGGTCGTCGCCGAGCAGGCCTTCCGTCTGGCCGAAGACCGCGCCCACGACGTCGCTGCGCTCGACGACGCCGTCGGCGAGGAAGTCGGCGTGGATGAGATATTTCGCGGTGTCCTCCATCGTCAGCTATCCCATTGTACTAGGTGTCGGCGGCCGGAAATAGCTGTCGTCACCGTGGGACGAACGGACGACGGAACGACCGCAGTGCACGGCGGGGAGTCCCCGAACCGGTGGCGAGAGAGCGTCGTCACTCGGCCGACGGACCGGCGGTGGGCGACCGACCTCACGAGAACGACCGGTCGGTGAGCCTTTCCGAAGAGATTATTTCTTCAATATGCAAATTTGAACGGTAATAGTAACACTTATTGGCGCATCGTCGATATTTCGCGTAACGATGAAGCTTCGTTCGCTGGCGTGGGCGACCGCCTTCGCCCTGTTGGTGGCACTGGCGATCCCATGGTTTCTCTGGGGGTCGAGTCGGGTGATCGCCGGACTCCCGGTCTGGCTCTGGTGGCACATCGCCTGGATGCTCCTGGCCGCCGTCGTCTTTCGCTCGTTCACCCGACGAGCGTGGGGGCTCTGGATCGTCGAGAATCCACCAGACGATAGCGGCTCGGGCGACCTCCGAGGTGGGCATCCGTGAATGCCGGACTCGAGATTGGCATCATCGTCGGCTACCTGCTGGTCGCACTCGCGGTCGGCCTCGTCGCCTACCGAGTGACCGAACGGACGGCGGAGGACTACTTCCTCGCGAGTCGTACCTTCGGCACCGTGGTCCTGCTGTTCACCGTCTTCGCGACGCTCCTGTCGGCGTTCACGTTCTTTGGCGGGCCGGACAACGCCTACGCGCTGGGACCCGAGTGGATCCTCGTCATGGGGTTGATGGACGGCATCATCTTCGCCCTCCTCTGGTACGTCGTGGGCTACAAGCAGTGGTTGCTCGGCCAACGTCACGGCTACGTCACCCTCGGCGAGATGCTCGGAGACCGGTTCGCGTCGCTGGGACTCAGGGGGCTGATCGCCGTCGTCTCGTTGTTCTGGCTGTTCCCGTACGTGATGCTCCAGCAGATCGGCGCGGGCGCCGCCATCGCCGGGTTGACCGAGGGGGCCGTCCCGTTCTGGGCCGGGGCGACCCTCATCACCGGCTTCATGATCGTCTACGTGGTCCTGGCCGGGATGCGTGGCATCGCCTGGACGGACACGCTCCAGGGCGTCTTCATGCTCTCGATGGTGTGGCTGGCGCTCGCGTGGGTGCTGGTCGCCGTCGACGGCGGCATCGGAACGATCAACGCCGGCATCCAGGAGCAGGTGCCCGGCTTCTTCGCCCTGGGCGGTGGCGCCTACACCCCGCAGTTCATGCTCACGTTCGCCATCTCCATCGCGTTCGGCGTGGCCATGTTCCCGCAGATCAACCAGCGATTCTTCGCCGCGTCCTCCGAACGGGTGCTCAAGCGGTCGTTCACGCTGTGGCCCGTGCTCGTCTTGTTGCTGTTCGTCCCCGCGTTCCTGCTCGGGACGTGGGCGGCCGGACTGGGAATCGAGGCGAACGTCGGCGCCGGCGAGAGCGTCCTGCCCCTCGTCCTCGCCGAGTACACGCCGGCGTGGTTCGCTGCCCTGGTGATCGCGGGCGCCATCGCGGCCATGATGTCCTCCTCGGATTCGATGTTGCTGTCGGGGTCGTCGTACTTCACCCGTGACGTCTACCGTCCCTTCGTCGACGAGACCATCTCGGATCGGGGCGAGGACCTGCTCGGTCGCGCCGGCGTCGTCGTCTTCGCCGTCGGCGCGCTCGCCGCGAGTATCTGGGCCGAAGGCGGTGGCATCGGCGCGGCGACCGTCGGATCGCTCCTGGTCGACATCGGCGACCTCGCCTTCGGTGGGTTCGCACAGTTGACCCCCGCCGTCATCGTCGCGCTCTACTGGCGAAAGACCACCACCGCGGGGATGTACGCCGGCGTGCTCGTTCCCCAGGGGGTCTACCTCGCGTTCAACTTCCTGCCGGAGACCGTCGTCGCCGGCGTGCCCCTCTTCGCCGAAGCCTATCTCGGATGGGGAATCTCGCTGTACGGGATGATGCTCGGCCTCGTGGTGACTGTCGCCGTCTCGGCAATGAGCGCCGCGGGCCCCGGCGAGCGAATAGACCAGTTCTTCGACCTCCAGGGGAACGACCGGTAATGCAGACCCATATCATCCCCGTCGGGTTCGATTACGACCGCCTCATCGCCCCACTGGTCAGAGACCACGTGTCCGTCGACCGGGTCGTACTGCTCCAGGGCGCCGTCGGTAGCGAGGCGAACGTCGAGTACTCCGAACGCATCGCCCGAAAACTCGAGGCCGACTTCACGAACCTGCTCGGCGCGACGACCGAGCGGATGACCATCGAGGACGTCTACGACTACGACACGGCCTTCGAGCGGGCGTTCCGTCGTATCGAGGCGGAACTCGACGAGGGGAACGAGGTCTGGGTGAACGTCTCCGCGATGCCCCGGACGGTGAGTTTCGCGTTCGCCACGGCCGCCCACTCCGTGATGGTCGAACGGGAAGCGGACCGCGACCGCATCCACACCTACTACACGGCCCCCGAGAAGTACCTCGAGACCGAACTCGCGGAGGAGCTACGCGAGGAGATAGCGCTCCTCGAAGACCTGCTGGCGGCGGCCGGGGAGGGAGGATCGGTCGCCGTCGACGAGAACCGGATCGACGAGCGACTGCGAACGGCCCGCGACCTCCTGACCGAGTTCGACGAGCGCGGGACGACCATCGGCGCGAAATGCATCGACGACAGTCACGTCCTCGAACTGCCCGTCGCCTCGTTTGCCAACGTGAAACCGTTCGAGGAGCTCATCCTCTACACGCTCGGCGAACACGGCGAGTTCGAGAGCATCTCCGACCTCGCGGAGACGCTCGCGTCGGAACTCGGCGAGGAGTACACCGACAGCTTCCGGTCGAAGGTCATCTACAACGTCGACCGTCTCGGCCCCGGTGGCATCGGCTACGTCGAACGCGAGGAACACGGGAAGTCCTACCGCATCAGTCTCTCGCGGATCGGACAGCTCTGGGTCCGCTCGCACGCCGAGCAGTGAGCGCGGCCGACCCGTCGACCATCAGTTCTCGGCCAGTTCGAGACGCGTGACTCGGGTCGCGAGCGCGAGGAACGTAGCCAGGACGGTGAGCACGACCGCCCAGGCGGCCGCCAGGTCGTGGACGGCGAGCGTGTGGTCCTGGACGCCGCCGACGAACTCCGCGCGGATCCAGGTGTGGTGGACGTCGCCGAACAGTGGGACGAAGTAGTCCACCACGTCGTTGAACAGGTACCACCCGACGGCGACGGCGACGGCCCGGACCGAGAACGTGGCGTACCGGTGGATGATGAACGCCTCGAGCGCCATCGCGAGGTGACTCCAGATGAGGAACTGGTAGAGCCAGGTGGCGAGGCCGCCCTGGCCGTTGAGGACGACCTGCACGAAGGGCGTCCAGAGGCCAAGTTTGAGCAGGCCGACGAAGGCGAGCGCGTGCACCCAGTCCGCGTCGAGGTCGAGTTTGAAGGCGATCAGCGAGACGGCGATGAACAGGGTCGCCACGGGGCTGTCGGGGATGAACGGCCAGGCGAGGGGATTGGCGGCCGCGAACTGGGCGCGGTAGTACCAGAAGCCGAAAGCCGTCCCGGCGAGGTTGACGGCTGCGATGAGCCACGCGAGACGGAGTCCCAGATCCTCGAGCGCCTTCGGGAGGGGCGCGACGTACCACGGCAACGGATCGCGCTCTGGGAGCATGTCCCCAGGATACACCCGAGCGGTCAAAGCCGTACTGGTCGCGGCCAGAACGGGGAGTCAGCGCGGTCAGTCCTCGTACTCGTCGTCGCCGGAACTGATGCTGTAGAAGGGGAAATCGGCCGACCGCGAATCGAAGCGGTCGAGGGCGAACGGGTCGTGGGGAATCGACGCCTCCTCGTCGAGGAGGAGTTCCCGAGCGACCGTCGCGGTCACGGGGGCGGTCATGACGCCGCGGCCGTGGAAGCCCGTCGCGACCACGAGACCGTCTGGGCCCTCGTCGGGTGCGTCGACGATCGGTCGCGTGTCGGGCGTCGCCGCGTCGATGCCGGCCCAGCCGTCCACGAAACCGGCGCGGTCGAAGTCGTCGAGGAACGTCGGGACGAGGGACGCCACGTGGTCGCGGAATGCCTCGTCCTCCTGTCCGCTCGCGCGCTCCGGGTGGTCCTCGGCGAACGAGTAGCCACCGACCACGAGGTCGCCGTTGACCTCCGGTCGGAAGTAGACGTGTCGCCCCGGTATCCACCCCATGGGGAAGGAGTCGTCCATCGGTGGCTCCGGTTCGAGGACGACGACCTGGGTCCGGTAGGGCCGTATCGGCAGTTCGAGGACGTCCTCGAGGAGGTCCCGGGTCCGCCAGCCGGCGGCCACGACGACCTGGTCGGCGTCGATCCGGCCCGTTGCGGTCCGGACACCGGCGACGGCCCCGTCCTCGACGCGGACGTCGGTGACCGTACGGCCAGTCTCGACTGTCGCACCCCGGTCTTCGGCGTCGTTCTGTAGTTCGACGGTGAGCGTGTACGGATCGAGGAAGCCGGTGTCCTCGTGTCGGACGACCCCGGCGTACTCGTCGAGGGAGAGTCGGGGATGCTCGGTCGCAACGGTGTGCGGTTCGCGGAAGGAGACCGGAAAGCCCGCCTCGGACAGTCGGTCGGCACGCCGGCGCGCCTCATCCTCCCGATCCGTCGGGACGAGCTCCACGCTGGGCCGCTCGTGGAACGAGAACGCGCCGGTCCCGTCGTAATCGCGGAAGAAGGCCATCGCGTGGTTCGCGATGCCGGGGACGTCCGAGTAGGAGGGCGTCATCGTCACCTCGCCCGCGGCGAGCGCGGTCGCGCCGCCCGTCGCGATCTTGTCCCGTTCGATGACGAGGACGTCCAGGTCCGGGGCGACGGAGCGGGCGATGGCACAGCCAGTGACGCCACCACCCACGACGACGAGGTCGACGTCCTGGTCGGTCATACGGACCGCGTTCCCGAGACCGGAGTGGGTACTGGACGCCAGCGGTCATCTCGGGTGAGTGCGACGCGGGGACCATGGACTCGACGCGACTGACTCTCGCGACGCCATCCCACGCCCCGTTCCGCGCTGTCCTGGTCCGACATCGTCACTCGTATTCGTGGTCGACCTCGCGGAAGGCCGCCTCCGCAATCTCGAGGGCCTGGTCCACGTCCGCCTCGGTGTGCGAGTACGAGGTGAAAAAGCGTTCGCCCTGGTGGGGATTGCCGAACAGGGCACCGCGAGCGGCCCCCTCTTTCCACCAGTCGGCGAACCGCTCTTCGTTGGCGTGCCAGGTGTCCCGGTACCGGTGGATGTCGTGATCGGTCATGTAGACCTGGCCCATCGACCCGATGTGCTGGACGTTGACCGGGACGCCCACGTCGTCGGCCACCTCCTGCAGGCCGGTGAACAGTCGGTCGCCCAGGCGGTCGATGTGCTCGTAGACGTCGTTGTCCTGGATGAACTCGAGTGTGGCGAGTCCCGCGGCCGCCGCGACCGGGTGACCGTTGTAGGTTCCGCCGTGGAACGCCGACGTGCGCCACTTCTCGGCCTCCGTCTTCTCCGGCGGGATGATCTCGGCCATGATGTCCTCGCGGCCACCGAAGCCGGCGACCTGGTAGCCGTTGCCCACGGCCTTCGCGAAAGTGGTCATGTCCGGCGTGATACCGAACCGGCCCTGGGCGCTCTGGGGGCCGAGTCGGAATCCGGTCATGACCTCGTCCCAGATGAGGACGATACCGAGTTCGTCGGTCAACTCGCGGAGGAACTCGTGATAGTCGTCTCGCGGTTTCAGACAACCACACGAGAACATCACCGGTTCGATGATGACCGCCGCGAGGTCGTCTGCCTCCTCGCGGAGGAGCCGTTCGGTCGCCGCCTTGTCGTTGAACGGGAAGGGGACGACGAGATCGCTGATGGCGTCCGGGATGCCGGTTCCGTACGGGACGGCGTTCGGTTCGTCTGCCGGTCCGAGTGCCGCCTCGCTGGCGTAGACGGACTGGAGTGCGTAGTCGTGGGCCCCTGCGTAGCCACCTTCGGGTTTGGCGATCTTCTCGCGGCCCGTGTACGAGCGCGCGACGCGGAGCGCGTGCATCGTCGCCTCGGTCCCGGAGTTGGCCATCCGGACCATCTCGATGCTCGGGGTCATCTCCCGCACGGTGTCCATGAACTCGATGGCCACGGATTGGGGCATCGCGGTCACGGTCGCCTTCTCGACTTGCTCCTGGACCCGTTCGGTCACCGCCGGGTGGTTGTGTCCCAGGATGATCGGGCCGAGTGCCAGCAGGAAGTCGATGTACTCGTTGTCGTCCCTGTCGTAGAGATACGGTCCCTCCGCCGATTCGACGTAGAAGGGGTACGGGTCGAACGAACGAACGTTCGACTCCACGCCGAGTGGCGTGACCGAGGACGCCCAGTCGTGGTACTCCTGGCTCTCCGGGGTCCGGTCGGTCAATGGGGTGTCGTGGTCGTGTTGATTGTCACCCAGGCTCATCACCGCCACCGATGGGAGGGAAGTCAATAAATCTTTGGTGAGCTTGTCTCGAATCCGAAAGTATTCTGTCAACCAGCCGGAGGAGAGCAAAAACGTTCCGTTAGAGAGGAGAACGTTCCAGCGGCAGGACGAGTCCTTTGAGTCCACCGCCGGTCTTCGCGATCTCGCGCATCGGCAGTTCGTGCACCTCGGTACAGGAGTTTCGGAGTGCCTCGGCGGTTACCGGGTTACCGGACGGAAGCAAGACGGTCCCCGGTTCGATGACGACCGTGCTCGTCGCCCGGTTGCGCTGTTCGCGCATGGGAACATCGATCGTCTCGATGCCCCGGTCGTGGAGCAACGAGACGAACTCGTCGGGGACCGCCTGTGGGTAGACGAGGGCCTGATCGACGTCGACCATGGAGAACACGAGGGCGAGGTGGGTCTGTCCCGTCGACTCGGTACTCCCGAAGATGGGGACCTCGACGATGTCGATGTCGTAGGTCTCGAGGACCGTGCGGACCTGCCGAATCCCTTCGGCATTCGTGGTCCGTGAGCGACCGATCGCAACGGTCTCCTCGTCGATCCAGACCATGTTGCCCGCCTCGAACCCCCCGGGGCCGTGGACCGTGTGGTAGATGGGGATACCCAATTCCACGACCCGTTCCGTAAGCCAGCGTTCCTCGCCCTGGCGGGTCGCCTCGACCATCTGGCCGATGACCATCCCCCCTTCGATGGCGAATCCAGCGTCGCGGACGAACAGCGATTCGGCCAGCACCTCCCCCGCTGTCTCGAGACGGTGCACCGTCACCCCGTGGTCTTCGAGCACTTCGACCAGCCCAGCGTGCTCCTCGGCGGCCCGTTCCTGGCGCGGGAGCCCGTCCCAGTTCCAGGCGTCAGGGTCGACGACCGTCTTGAACTCCGGGCCCGGTTCGTGGACGAGCGCGTGCTCGAGGGAACCGATCTCG is a genomic window of Halanaeroarchaeum sp. HSR-CO containing:
- a CDS encoding DUF5778 family protein, encoding MTDAANADLYEEAVALLEPGEVALHGAVVHTDIPQSDEPAMSEATRQIGEAIAANVAEEDTYVYAGEDDPRFAASQFQGRRLADDEFVWECQQLLRDGHFDLVFYWKATDDHDAIVEGIADLGYETVAVTEDGYEH
- the uppS gene encoding polyprenyl diphosphate synthase, which produces MRQWLRAQFRSVYERVLRYEITGAPSHVAVIQDGNRRYARNRGSDATDGHRAGAQTTERVLDWCSELGVDELTLYAFSTENFERPRVEREHLFDLLEEKLYEFADADRVHEDGVRVRAIGDTERLPDRVQEAVEYAEHRTGDYDAFTLNVALAYGGRTELLGATREVAAAVERGDLDPGDVTAATVEDRLYDGAVRDVDLIVRTGGDERTSNFLPWHANGNEAAAFFCTPYWPEFSKIDFLRAIRTYEAREASWRQTRAKRALALVRALGGEVKEARRVLDRLREHLPESIEDEGMDERPVD
- a CDS encoding undecaprenyl diphosphate synthase family protein → MGLYERYLALRLRRTPGDPPSHVALVITERDLLEQGAYETLERFVSWSFEYGAGRVTIYVSVLDEAVVDTLERELGRLSFPRPVAIRRPSDTEPATEPIQISLGLGGKHEFAMAVRRIAEDVEAGALNADDVDETEIEQRLVFPEEPDLVIKTGEERLSDFMIWQSVYSELYFTDVNWRDFRERDFIRAVQAFENRQRRFGR
- a CDS encoding DUF92 domain-containing protein; amino-acid sequence: MTRPLRRTAAFSLVSLLSLASGVLEEYTAVPFVAVAIGASLVSKGKLFDAFATHRDRAEDTLYTLIAFSLTGAGLALLLPTFDLPVTVFVATMLTVGFGDLGRRAVLEVRQSAVAGVAGFVILGGTAAFAGQVAISTILGVFSTSAFPEFLFVASSAALLGALLRSMFTRRDDPLVLVIIALSLWLFADLTVAVGWERIVVAMAIAVVFGYLSYALETASIPGMLTGVFLALLAVVLGGYGWFAVLIAFFAIGGLATKYRYEEKLERGVAEPNEGARGTGNVLGNSLAALVALLLFAAHARLPLPGAAFALAFTGSVATALADTLSSEIGGLYDKPRLVTTLRRVEPGTDGAITWQGELAGLAGAAVIAAMTIWLFDYPPAFGLVVIAAGFVGMTADSVVGATIEGSVVGNQAVNFIATSVGGIAGGLFYLLAFA
- the dnaG gene encoding DNA primase DnaG, which gives rise to MEDTAKYLIHADFLADGVVERSDVVGAVFGQTEGLLGDDLDIRDLQQSSKLGRIDVEVRHESGQSVGDITIASSLDRVETATLAAALEAIERIGPSHAAVEVSRIEDVRAAKRRAVVDRAKELLATAFDEGVMDSDAILDEVRESIRVEDITEYAGLPAGPNVESSDAIIVVEGRSDVLTLLKFGVKNAIAVEGTNVPEAVADLTRGKTVTAFLDGDRGGDLIRRELAQVGDLDYVAVAPEGTSVEDLSRAEVDVALRNKVTADRYAEADNEAAATDGSPSPAPPVDEPQSDAQTVAPGGDTGPVPAEDSVDEATDEPVAASAGDTEDGTSEPSATAEDTPVGPSEPPTDVGGTLGDHVAAVMGSGRARLLDDAMDVIDEVAAGAAFETLRDAETVPRAVVLDGEVAQRLVDVAAQRGVREVVGSERGSFVKQPTSVRVRTAAEVTA
- a CDS encoding DUF3311 domain-containing protein, which produces MKLRSLAWATAFALLVALAIPWFLWGSSRVIAGLPVWLWWHIAWMLLAAVVFRSFTRRAWGLWIVENPPDDSGSGDLRGGHP
- a CDS encoding sodium:solute symporter yields the protein MNAGLEIGIIVGYLLVALAVGLVAYRVTERTAEDYFLASRTFGTVVLLFTVFATLLSAFTFFGGPDNAYALGPEWILVMGLMDGIIFALLWYVVGYKQWLLGQRHGYVTLGEMLGDRFASLGLRGLIAVVSLFWLFPYVMLQQIGAGAAIAGLTEGAVPFWAGATLITGFMIVYVVLAGMRGIAWTDTLQGVFMLSMVWLALAWVLVAVDGGIGTINAGIQEQVPGFFALGGGAYTPQFMLTFAISIAFGVAMFPQINQRFFAASSERVLKRSFTLWPVLVLLLFVPAFLLGTWAAGLGIEANVGAGESVLPLVLAEYTPAWFAALVIAGAIAAMMSSSDSMLLSGSSYFTRDVYRPFVDETISDRGEDLLGRAGVVVFAVGALAASIWAEGGGIGAATVGSLLVDIGDLAFGGFAQLTPAVIVALYWRKTTTAGMYAGVLVPQGVYLAFNFLPETVVAGVPLFAEAYLGWGISLYGMMLGLVVTVAVSAMSAAGPGERIDQFFDLQGNDR
- a CDS encoding DUF6293 family protein: MQTHIIPVGFDYDRLIAPLVRDHVSVDRVVLLQGAVGSEANVEYSERIARKLEADFTNLLGATTERMTIEDVYDYDTAFERAFRRIEAELDEGNEVWVNVSAMPRTVSFAFATAAHSVMVEREADRDRIHTYYTAPEKYLETELAEELREEIALLEDLLAAAGEGGSVAVDENRIDERLRTARDLLTEFDERGTTIGAKCIDDSHVLELPVASFANVKPFEELILYTLGEHGEFESISDLAETLASELGEEYTDSFRSKVIYNVDRLGPGGIGYVEREEHGKSYRISLSRIGQLWVRSHAEQ
- a CDS encoding DUF1405 domain-containing protein, with amino-acid sequence MLPERDPLPWYVAPLPKALEDLGLRLAWLIAAVNLAGTAFGFWYYRAQFAAANPLAWPFIPDSPVATLFIAVSLIAFKLDLDADWVHALAFVGLLKLGLWTPFVQVVLNGQGGLATWLYQFLIWSHLAMALEAFIIHRYATFSVRAVAVAVGWYLFNDVVDYFVPLFGDVHHTWIRAEFVGGVQDHTLAVHDLAAAWAVVLTVLATFLALATRVTRLELAEN
- a CDS encoding FAD-binding oxidoreductase is translated as MTDQDVDLVVVGGGVTGCAIARSVAPDLDVLVIERDKIATGGATALAAGEVTMTPSYSDVPGIANHAMAFFRDYDGTGAFSFHERPSVELVPTDREDEARRRADRLSEAGFPVSFREPHTVATEHPRLSLDEYAGVVRHEDTGFLDPYTLTVELQNDAEDRGATVETGRTVTDVRVEDGAVAGVRTATGRIDADQVVVAAGWRTRDLLEDVLELPIRPYRTQVVVLEPEPPMDDSFPMGWIPGRHVYFRPEVNGDLVVGGYSFAEDHPERASGQEDEAFRDHVASLVPTFLDDFDRAGFVDGWAGIDAATPDTRPIVDAPDEGPDGLVVATGFHGRGVMTAPVTATVARELLLDEEASIPHDPFALDRFDSRSADFPFYSISSGDDEYED